The following are encoded together in the Odocoileus virginianus isolate 20LAN1187 ecotype Illinois unplaced genomic scaffold, Ovbor_1.2 Unplaced_Scaffold_25, whole genome shotgun sequence genome:
- the LOC139033644 gene encoding fibrous sheath CABYR-binding protein-like, protein SGPEKVPETVETSAIPPTQSGPDEVPETVETPAIPPSQREPEEVPETVETPAIPPTQSGPEEVPETVETPAIPPTQSEPEEVPETVETPAIPPTQIGPEEVPETVETPAIPPTQSGPEEVPETAETPAIPPTQSGPEEVPETVETPAIPPSQSGPEEVPETVETPAIPPTQSRPEEVPETVETPAIPPTQRKPEEVPETVETPAIPPNQSGPEEVPETVETPAIPPTQSEPEEVPETVETPAIPPTQSGPEEVPETAETPAIPPTQSGPEEVPDTVETPAIPPSQSGPEEVPETVETPAIPPTQREPEEVPETVETPAIPPTQSEPEEVPETVETQAIPPKQSRPEEVPETVETPAIPPTQSGPEEVPETVETPAIPPTQREPEEVPETVETPAIPAGPVDSQ, encoded by the coding sequence AGCGGACCAGAGAAGGTCCCAGAGACCGTGGAGACCTCTGCAATTCCACCTACACAGAGCGGACCAGACGAGGTCCCAGAGACCGTGGAGACCCCTGCCATTCCACCTAGTCAGAGAGAACCAGAGGAAGTCCCAGAGACCGTGGAGACCCCTGCCATTCCACCTACTCAGAGCGGACCAGAGGAGGTCCCAGAGACCGTGGAGACCCCTGCCATTCCACCTACTCAGAGCGAACCAGAGGAGGTCCCAGAGACCGTGGAGACCCCTGCCATTCCACCTACTCAGATCGGACCAGAGGAGGTCCCAGAGACCGTGGAGACCCCGGCCATTCCACCTACTCAGAGCGGACCAGAGGAGGTCCCAGAGACCGCGGAGACCCCTGCCATTCCACCTACACAGAGCGGACCAGAGGAGGTCCCAGAGACCGTGGAGACCCCTGCTATTCCACCTAGTCAGAGCGGACCAGAGGAGGTCCCAGAGACCGTGGAGACCCCTGCCATTCCACCTACTCAGAGCAGACCAGAGGAGGTCCCAGAGACCGTGGAGACCCCTGCCATTCCACCTACTCAGAGAAAACCAGAGGAAGTCCCAGAGACCGTGGAGACCCCTGCCATTCCACCTAATCAGAGCGGACCAGAGGAGGTCCCAGAGACCGTGGAGACCCCTGCCATTCCACCTACTCAGAGCGAACCAGAGGAGGTCCCAGAGACCGTGGAGACCCCTGCCATTCCACCTACTCAGAGCGGACCAGAGGAGGTCCCAGAGACCGCGGAGACCCCTGCCATTCCACCTACACAGAGCGGACCAGAGGAAGTCCCAGATACCGTGGAGACCCCTGCCATTCCACCTAGTCAGAGCGGACCAGAGGAGGTCCCAGAGACCGTGGAGACCCCTGCCATTCCACCTACTCAGAGAGAACCAGAGGAGGTCCCAGAGACCGTGGAGACCCCTGCCATTCCACCTACTCAGAGCGAACCAGAGGAGGTCCCAGAGACTGTGGAGACCCAAGCCATTCCACCTAAACAGAGCAGACCAGAGGAGGTCCCAGAGACCGTGGAGACCCCTGCCATTCCACCTACTCAGAGCGGACCAGAGGAGGTCCCAGAGACCGTGGAGACCCCTGCCATTCCACCTACTCAGAGGGAACCAGAGGAGGTCCCAGAGACCGTGGAGACCCCTGCCATTCCAGCTGGACCAGTGGACAGCCAGTGA